The Toxorhynchites rutilus septentrionalis strain SRP chromosome 3, ASM2978413v1, whole genome shotgun sequence genome includes a region encoding these proteins:
- the LOC129774043 gene encoding putative GTP-binding protein 6 produces the protein MTSLVRLYSTYLSVRFRNIQHRVIPISAKLNNAARCKYTDTSKYKDFKGKHKAAAVQANPYGEVGLDELNLEDAVYDAVANSVMHVQTKLQSEQNVLIIQPYVKWGPKKSASQPEHQLQEAEALVRSVPKWSVEHGMMVALESLDKKHLFGSGKLDEIKSAIGAMRASGTSITCIFISKGTLKFGQKQFLEHYFKIPVMDRYSIVIQILRLHAFSTEAKLQVAMAEIPYIWSQVKEHEAGCSANRVYLTESQKQMLRQRERKLKNELTTIRSHRELLRNKRKQKAYPIVAVVGYTNAGKTSLIKALTGEKSLEPRDQLFATLDVTAHAGVLPCQLEVLFMDTVGFMSDIPTGLIECFVATLEDAMLADVIVHVQDVSHTNFVEQKKHVEHTLASLLRSSGVNELNSDNVINVGNKTDQLKDRSNLKLYADLHLVSSKTQIGINDLLLEIERKILKNTGRQKIVVRVPMGSQEVAWLYKNAAVTGTTADPQNNQQMLVNAIITDAKLQQFKHIFIKRSRNKI, from the coding sequence ATGACCAGCCTTGTTAGACTATATTCTACTTATTTGAGTGTTCGGTTTAGGAATATTCAACACCGAGTGATTCCTATCTCGGCGAAGCTTAATAATGCGGCCAGGTGTAAGTATACTGATACTAGCAAATATAAAGATTTCAAAGGGAAGCACAAAGCCGCAGCAGTACAAGCTAATCCGTATGGAGAGGTAGGCCTAGATGAACTAAATTTAGAGGACGCGGTCTACGATGCGGTTGCCAATAGTGTCATGCATGTACAAACAAAGCTTCAAAGCGAACAAAATGTGCTAATTATTCAACCTTATGTAAAATGGGGACCGAAGAAAAGTGCCAGTCAGCCGGAGCATCAACTACAGGAAGCCGAAGCACTCGTACGGTCTGTGCCAAAATGGAGCGTCGAACATGGTATGATGGTTGCGCTAGAATCGTTGgacaaaaaacatttatttggcAGTGGAAAATTGGATGAAATTAAATCTGCTATCGGAGCTATGCGTGCTTCTGGGACGTCAATAACCTGCAtcttcattagcaaaggtacATTAAAATTTGGCCAGAAACAATTTTTAGAACATTATTTCAAAATCCCCGTGATGGACAGATACTCGATAGTGATACAAATTTTACGCTTGCACGCCTTTAGCACAGAAGCGAAGCTACAAGTAGCAATGGCGGAGATTCCTTATATTTGGTCACAGGTGAAGGAACACGAAGCAGGATGTTCTGCAAACCGCGTCTATCTCACGGAATCCCAAAAACAAATGCTACGCCAGCGTGAACGTAAACTAAAAAATGAGCTGACCACAATCAGATCCCATCGAGAATTGCTACGGAACAAACGTAAGCAGAAAGCTTATCCAATTGTGGCCGTCGTGGGGTATACAAATGCGGGAAAAACATCCCTCATTAAAGCTCTCACAGGGGAAAAATCTCTCGAGCCAAGAGATCAGCTGTTTGCCACGTTGGATGTTACAGCACATGCTGGTGTGCTTCCGTGCCAATTAGAGGTTCTTTTTATGGATACTGTTGGCTTCATGTCTGATATTCCTACCGGGCTCATAGAGTGCTTTGTGGCAACGCTGGAGGATGCGATGCTTGCGGATGTGATCGTTCATGTGCAGGATGTCTCACATACAAACTTCGTCGAACAGAAGAAACACGTGGAGCATACTCTAGCATCACTGTTGAGATCTAGCGGTGTCAACGAACTGAACAGTGATAACGTGATCAATGTTGGTAACAAGACTGATCAACTTAAAGATCGCAGTAACCTTAAACTGTACGCTGATCTACACCTGGTCTCGTCGAAAACACAAATTGGAATTAATGATCTGTTGTTAGAAATCGaacggaaaattttaaaaaacactGGCCGTCAGAAAATTGTTGTCCGAGTACCGATGGGTAGCCAGGAGGTGGCCTGGTTATACAAAAATGCAGCTGTGACGGGCACTACTGCCGACCCCCAGAACAATCAGCAGATGCTTGTGAACGCCATCATTACGGATGCCAAGTTGCAACAGTTCAAGCATATTTTTATAAAGCGAAgcagaaataaaatttaa
- the LOC129776515 gene encoding transmembrane protein 141, with translation MIDPRRLKKEQAEKHPGFSSYLECMTRALFTGLATFTLGFSATYFLQKIVAKHLPYPHKTGILISSLVASAGSYKVTSDRTKSCQAGWMSAENKHTALNEETIDQSD, from the exons ATGATCGACCCAAGGCGCTTAAAGAAGGAACAAGCAGAGAAACACCCGGGATTCAGTTCGTATTTGGAGTGTATGACCCGTGCGTTATTTACTGGTCTGGCAACATTCACGCTTG GCTTTTCAGCGACGTATTTCCTCCAGAAAATTGTAGCGAAACATTTACCATATCCACATAAAACTGGAATTCTTATATCATCTTTAGTGGCATCTGCTGGATCCTACAAAGTAACTTCTGATCGAACGAAATCCTGCCAGGCCGGTTGGATGTCCGCTGAAAATAAACATACAGCATTGAACGAAGAAACAATCGATCAATCGGATTAA